In the Thermoanaerobacter uzonensis DSM 18761 genome, TAGATAAAGAGTAATGTCGTCACCACAAAGAGGATTGTGACCTCTTTCTTTGTGAGTGGCATCTTTCATCTCCCTTCTGTGAGGAGAATTCTCATAATGTTCCATTATAACTTCAGAATAAAGCTGATTTAAATCGCTCATTTAAACCACTTCCTGACTTTTTTTAGTCCTTCCACAAGAGCATCAATATCCTCAAAATCGTTGTAGAGATAAAAGCTTGCTCTTACAGTTGCAGGAACGCCTAAGTATCTCATTAAGGGCTGGCAACAGTGATGTCCACTTCTTACAGCAATTCCTTCTTCGTCTAGTATTGTAGCAACATCATGAGGATGGACACCTTCTACATTGAAGGAAATTATCCCTCCTCTTTCTTTCGCGTCTTTGGGGCCATACAATTTTACAAAGTCTAATTCTTTCATTTTTTGAAGACCATACTCCAAAAGCTCGCCTTCGTGTTTATATATATTGGTAAGCCCAATTTTCTCTATATAATCTATGGCATAAATAAGCACATAACCTCCCTCTACATTAGGAGTACCTGCTTCAAATTTAAGAGGGGAAGGTGCAAATGTAGAATGGTCCTCATAAACTTCGTCTATCATTTCTCCTCCTCTTAAAAATGGCGGTACCTCATTAAGTAAATCTTCTTTTATATATAAAACCCCAATCCCCATAGGCCCTAACATCTTGTGACCAGAGAAGGCAAAAAAGTCACAATCTATCTTTTGTACATCAACAGGCATATGAGGTACACTTTGTGCTCCATCTATTAATACTTTTGCCCCGTATTTGTGGGCAATATGTGTAATCTCCTCCACAGGATTTATTATTCCCAAAACATTCGACATGTGTTGTGCAGCAACTAATTTTACTTTTTCAGACATTTTTTCTTTGAAATCTTTCATAGAAAGCCTAAAATTTTCATCAAGATAGACATATTTAAGCTTTGCCCCTTTAGCTTCTGCTACCATCTGCCATGGGAGTATATTACTGTGGTGTTCAGCTATGGTAAGTAGTATTTCGTCTCCTTCGTTTATATGCTTCATACCCCAAGTGTAGGCTATAAAGTTTATAGACTCTGTTGTATTTCTTGTGAAAACTATAGACTCTTCTTTTTTGGCGTTTATAAATTTTTTTACCCGTTCTCTTGCCTCTTCATAGGCTTGTGTTGAAAGTACACTTAAATAATGGGGACTTCTGTACACATTGGCATTTAGCTCTTCATAATATCTATCCATAGCCTTTATTACTTCAATTGGCTTTTGTGTTGTAGCGGCATTGTCAAGATATACAAGCCTTTTTCCATGGGGCGTAACACTCAATATAGGAAAGTCTTTTTTTATTCTTTCAATATCAATATTTTTCACCTTATAATCCTCCTTCCTATATGACCCTTTATGATGATTTCTCTTACAGGGTCATAAGGAATCAAGTCTATAACAGGATTTAATATGGCTTGAACCATTAAAAGCCTTGCCTCTTCTAAACTAAAGCCTCTGCTCATCACATAATAGAGTTTGTCTTCATCTATTTGCCCTGCACTGGCTGAGTGGTTTGCCTGTACATCATCTTCTCCGCAGTAAAGAGCAGGAATTGCAACGGATTTTACAGTTTTGTCTAATAAAAGTACTGTTTCATTTTCTTCAGCTTTTGCCTTTTTTGCACCTTTTTTAATGTCAATATTTCCTATAAAGGTAGCCTTTGCACTTCCTTTTAAGGCTCCTTTTAAGTCCACACTGCTGGTAGTTTTAGGAGCTTGGTGGTATACTTTATAAGCCATGTCATATTTTTGACTATCCACACCTAAAAAAATGGATTTGGAAGTAAAGGTACCTCCTACCTCATCAAGATATACCGCCACATCAAAAGCGCTTACTTTAGAACCTATAACAACATTTGACCAGTTGACCATAGCATCTTTTCCTACAATTACAAGGTTGTTGTCAAAGTCGTTGAATTCGTCTCCCAATCTTTGTATTTTTACTATATTTACATTAGAACCTTCTTTTGCAATCACCTGCGTTATGCCATTGTGAAAGCCTTTTGTACCTGAATTATAGTCAAAAACGATTGTAACTTGCGAATTAGCTTCCACTTCAATTATGTTATAATCAATCAATGTGTCATTTTGTTCATTTGTTATATAATCAATCACTATAGGTTTTTCAACATTACTGTTTTGAGAAATCTCAATGTGAAAACCTGCATTGTAAAAATCTTTTACCATATTTATAAATTTGCCTTCTATGCCAAAAGCTTTATCCCTCAAAGCCAATATCTCTGCCGGCAATCCAGCTAATTTCTTTGTCTCTTTTATTTTTACTGTATCATGAGACAAATCTTTTATTACTGCTGAAGTGTATTCTTTA is a window encoding:
- a CDS encoding cysteine desulfurase, with product MKNIDIERIKKDFPILSVTPHGKRLVYLDNAATTQKPIEVIKAMDRYYEELNANVYRSPHYLSVLSTQAYEEARERVKKFINAKKEESIVFTRNTTESINFIAYTWGMKHINEGDEILLTIAEHHSNILPWQMVAEAKGAKLKYVYLDENFRLSMKDFKEKMSEKVKLVAAQHMSNVLGIINPVEEITHIAHKYGAKVLIDGAQSVPHMPVDVQKIDCDFFAFSGHKMLGPMGIGVLYIKEDLLNEVPPFLRGGEMIDEVYEDHSTFAPSPLKFEAGTPNVEGGYVLIYAIDYIEKIGLTNIYKHEGELLEYGLQKMKELDFVKLYGPKDAKERGGIISFNVEGVHPHDVATILDEEGIAVRSGHHCCQPLMRYLGVPATVRASFYLYNDFEDIDALVEGLKKVRKWFK
- the sufD gene encoding Fe-S cluster assembly protein SufD, with product MWKRVSMEEIQQPSYKEYTSAVIKDLSHDTVKIKETKKLAGLPAEILALRDKAFGIEGKFINMVKDFYNAGFHIEISQNSNVEKPIVIDYITNEQNDTLIDYNIIEVEANSQVTIVFDYNSGTKGFHNGITQVIAKEGSNVNIVKIQRLGDEFNDFDNNLVIVGKDAMVNWSNVVIGSKVSAFDVAVYLDEVGGTFTSKSIFLGVDSQKYDMAYKVYHQAPKTTSSVDLKGALKGSAKATFIGNIDIKKGAKKAKAEENETVLLLDKTVKSVAIPALYCGEDDVQANHSASAGQIDEDKLYYVMSRGFSLEEARLLMVQAILNPVIDLIPYDPVREIIIKGHIGRRIIR